GCCATTATGCTGATGCAGCCTTTGAGGTATTCAGACTCACCAGATGTAGACTGTGGCTATAAACTTGCTATTTCCACACCATTCCACGTAGTCCTCACCTCCGCTTCCGCTGTGTGCATTGTGCAATGCCACAGTCAGTCAGTGACAGCTGGGCTTAGTGCTTCCTGAATGTTTGCCATTGGCCAGAGGGGTTTCTCCTTGGTTGAGGCTATACTATTCTTCAGTGCTGACACAACACTGTGGTGTTAAGTCATTTTTCTGTCCCATGGCAGATCAAACTAAATTTATAAACTTGAtctttgttggaaaaaaaaaagtttaaaaatcttATCAGTTGTTCTTTTATCCTAGTCAATAGCGACATCTTCTGGATAAAAGTGTGTATTGCAGGGATTATATGTCATACTTAAAAGATCTGTAAGTTCAACACATCTGTTGCTTTcacatctgtcccccctgtctgtgttatgtttatgcttgttttggatggatgttctgttaactgcaatttccccatttgtgggactaataaaggcattcttgattcttgattcttgatttgCAGCTCACACGGGGGAAAAAACTCCTAAATGCAACATACTTTGGTTGAAATATGTTTAATGTTACAAAGAGGCTCATGCCATCTTACAATAAGGTGCAGTAGCTTATGCCAATTTAAACTTCTCCAGTGCAAGTGAAAAATCAGCAAAATGCCAATCAAAGTGCTTTAAGAATCCACATGTGGATTACAGAGTCCCTCTGAAAGGACGGTTTGGGACCTTTAAGTTTTAGGTTCTTTTTAAAGCTTAAACAGAACAATTTCTCTATTAATCCACTACACAGAAGGACATAGTTATAACTTCTTGTCATAGGCTCCTATGGAGCACCATGTAGTTGCAAACAAACACTAAAAGCAGGACAACATGTACTGTGTAAAGAGCTCAGAACCTGCACGCCACAGAACTAGAGCGGTGATAAATTGCAGTATCTCTAATTTTTCAATGTCTGAATAGCACAGAAAGGTATTTCCCTGAACCAACAGTGCACACATTTAAAACGTTTTGATGTTACATTGTACTTAATGGTAATCTAACCACTGAAATGGAATCAGGAGTGCTGCCTCAAGGATCtaagtgtttttctttccttcgaATGCTTTTGCGATGCATTGTGATGATTAACCAGTCTTTAATTATTAAGTTGAAGTAGCCAATTCTAGGATGAAGTTGGATGAATGATGTCCTGCCTTGGGAGACCTTGGGGTCGGCAGAGTAGCACAACATTCATTTGTTCCTCTGGGCCTTCTGGGCAGACTTGGTGATTTTACCAGTGGTGGAGACCTTTTTCTCCACGCCCTTAATCACGCCAACAGCCACAGTCTGACGCATGTCACGCACCGCAAAACGACCTGCAATGTGaagaagagtaaagaacatTTTAGCTCATAGAAACATCTGACATTACTTTAAAGTGGAACTATGGTGCCTTTTGATGAGGGAACCTCCTGAAATTCAATGAATTCCCTAAACTCACCCAGTGGAGGGTACTCAGAGAAGCTCTCAACACACATTGGTTTCCCAGGAATCATATCTACAATGGCAGCGTCTCCAGATTTGAGGGACTTGGGGTTGTCCTCCAGCTTCTTGCCAGAGCGGCGATCAATCTTTTCTTTGAGCTCTGCAAACTTGCAGGCAATGTGAGCAGTGTGACAGTCCAGCACAGGAGCATAACCTGCACTGATCTGGCCTGGGTGATTGAGGATGATCACCTTCAAACCAAAGGGACATCATCAGAGCTCAGTCTGTTAAATGGTGTGCTCATTTTACTATAAATGGATCTTTTACATTATATATACCTGAGCAGTGAAGTTGGCAGCTTCCTGTGGCGGGTCATTCTTGCTATCGCCGGCAACATTGCCGCGGCGAATATCCTTGACAGAGACGTTCTTGACATTAAAGCCAACGTTGTCACCAGGGAGGGCCTCGGTCAGTGCCTCATGGTGCATCTCCACAGACTTCACCTCAGTAGTCACATTGACGGGGGCAAATGTCACCACCATGCCAGGCTTCAGTATGCCTGTTTCCACACGGCCTACAGGGACTGTTCCAATTCCTGCAAAAGAGGTCAGCatagaaaacatcaaaatatGCAAGTTCTCTGCTCAGAAATTTCAAGAGGCGTCTGATATTCCATGTTTTGAAATGTCACGAGTAAACTATCCTTTATTCCCATAGCGTCTTAGATTTTATCCATATGTTAATTGTATGCTACTTACCTCCTATCTTGTAGACGTCCTGCAGGGGCAGACGTAGAGGTTTGTCTGTTGGACGGGTGGGGGGCTGGATGGCATCCAGAGCCTCCAGTAGTGTGGTTCCTGATGCATTGccttccttcctgtttattttccatCCCTTAAACCATGTCATctaaaaggaaagagaaaataacTATTTTATATAGAAATAATTACTattctaaatgaaaataataatagaacAA
This is a stretch of genomic DNA from Archocentrus centrarchus isolate MPI-CPG fArcCen1 chromosome 15, fArcCen1, whole genome shotgun sequence. It encodes these proteins:
- the LOC115793285 gene encoding elongation factor 1-alpha 1-like is translated as MGKEKLHINIVVIGHVDSGKSTTTGHLIYKCGGIDKRTIEKFEKEAAEMGKGSFKYAWVLDKLKAERERGITIDISLWKFETSKYYVTIIDAPGHRDFIKNMITGTSQADCAVLIVAAGVGEFEAGISKNGQTREHALLAYTLGVKQLIVGVNKMDSTEPNYSQKRYEEIVKEVSTYIKKIGYNPDTVAFVPISGWNGDNMLEPSPNMTWFKGWKINRKEGNASGTTLLEALDAIQPPTRPTDKPLRLPLQDVYKIGGIGTVPVGRVETGILKPGMVVTFAPVNVTTEVKSVEMHHEALTEALPGDNVGFNVKNVSVKDIRRGNVAGDSKNDPPQEAANFTAQVIILNHPGQISAGYAPVLDCHTAHIACKFAELKEKIDRRSGKKLEDNPKSLKSGDAAIVDMIPGKPMCVESFSEYPPLGRFAVRDMRQTVAVGVIKGVEKKVSTTGKITKSAQKAQRNK